A region from the Sebaldella sp. S0638 genome encodes:
- a CDS encoding Crp/Fnr family transcriptional regulator has protein sequence MREIIEVKYYIDKFGLSSILTPSIISDINIKVYKKNTLLYEAGDPADNLCFLVEGKIEVNSILENGNHHIIDELYPPAVFCDIEYVARIKTILQNLIAKENNTKVLTIPYHMLDAKLSGNVHFWKKMAVESADKLIKTNYSVLKKLNNKLEDILVDILIENNYEYYFKSLDVLSKNLNVSYRNLTRVLKKLSDKGIIKREKNRIIYIRR, from the coding sequence ATGAGAGAAATTATTGAAGTAAAATATTACATTGATAAATTTGGTTTATCAAGCATACTTACCCCTTCTATTATATCTGACATTAATATAAAAGTTTACAAAAAAAATACACTTCTTTATGAAGCAGGAGATCCGGCAGACAATCTCTGTTTTCTTGTAGAGGGAAAAATAGAGGTAAACAGTATCCTGGAAAACGGAAATCATCACATTATTGACGAACTATATCCTCCGGCAGTTTTTTGCGATATTGAATATGTCGCCAGAATAAAGACAATATTACAGAATCTTATTGCAAAAGAAAATAATACAAAAGTTCTGACAATTCCTTATCATATGCTGGATGCCAAGCTTTCCGGCAATGTCCACTTCTGGAAAAAAATGGCTGTAGAAAGTGCTGATAAACTTATCAAAACCAACTATTCAGTCTTAAAAAAACTAAATAATAAACTTGAAGATATTTTAGTAGATATTCTGATAGAAAATAACTATGAATATTATTTCAAATCACTGGACGTCCTTTCAAAAAATCTGAATGTAAGCTACAGGAATCTTACAAGAGTTCTAAAAAAGCTAAGTGACAAAGGTATTATAAAAAGAGAAAAAAATAGAATAATATATATCCGGCGTTGA